Proteins encoded within one genomic window of Humulus lupulus chromosome 1, drHumLupu1.1, whole genome shotgun sequence:
- the LOC133795726 gene encoding cyclin-D1-1-like isoform X1 produces MSSESTSAAASSSSSLYCSEDGAGLDSPYADEWISDHSPYSLPFDETTITELFDSETHYMPEPEYLRRCCDRSMDVTDRQDFINWILRVHAFYHFCPVTAFLAVNYFDRFLSSHSILQLNGWSFQLLSVACLSVAAKMEEPRVPLLLDLQTCDPKYIFEAKTVERMELLVMTNLDWRLRSVTPYDFLHHFISKLPSSTSCPDIHSASSDLILNTARVSDFLGFTPSMLAAAAVLCAARECLDSQWGPHQEPPSFDERVNNDMVRSCHQLMDEYLVDTCPNGRHNARRVEPGAPPSPAGVLDAAVCGSCDTRSETPGSRSRPEPPSKRLRSSALVYMNIGGDYNL; encoded by the exons atGTCGTCGGAATCCACTTCCGCCGCTGCCTCCTCCTCTTCTAGTCTCTACTGCTCGGAGGACGGTGCCGGCCTCGACTCTCCATATGCTGACGAGTGGATCTCCGATCACTCTCCGTACTCTTTGCCGTTTGATGAGACAACCATCACTGAGCTCTTCGATTCGGAGACCCATTACATGCCCGAACCTGAATACCTCAGACGGTGCTGCGACCGTTCGATGGATGTTACGGACCGTCAGGACTTCATCAACTGGATCTTAAGGGTTCACGCGTTCTATCACTTTTGCCCCGTTACGGCGTTCCTCGCCGTCAACTACTTTGACCGTTTTCTCTCCTCCCATTCTATTTTG CAGCTAAACGGGTGGTCGTTTCAGCTTCTTTCCGTAGCGTGTTTATCAGTGGCGGCGAAAATGGAGGAGCCACGGGTCCCGCTACTCTTGGACCTCCAAACGTGCGATCCCAAATACATATTCGAGGCCAAAACAGTGGAGAGAATGGAGCTTTTGGTCATGACCAATCTCGATTGGAGACTACGCTCTGTCACTCCCTACGATTTTCTCCACCATTTCATCTCAAAGCTTCCTTCTTCCACTTCCTGCCCCGACATCCACTCTGCTTCGTCGGATCTCATTCTCAACACCGCTCGCG TGTCGGATTTTTTGGGTTTTACGCCGTCGATGTTAGCGGCGGCGGCTGTGCTATGCGCCGCCCGGGAATGCTTGGACAGTCAGTGGGGACCTCACCAAGAACCGCCGTCGTTTGACGAGAGAGTAAATAAT GACATGGTTAGAAGCTGTCACCAACTAATGGACGAGTACCTGGTTGACACGTGTCCAAATGGCCGCCACAATGCCCGGAGAGTCGAACCGGGTGCACCTCCCAGTCCAGCAGGCGTGCTAGACGCGGCGGTTTGTGGCAGCTGCGACACGCGGTCCGAGACTCCCGGCTCAAGAAGCCGACCCGAGCCTCCGTCTAAGCGGCTACGATCCTCTGCTCTGGTGTACATGAACATCGGTGGGGATTACAATCTCTAA
- the LOC133795726 gene encoding cyclin-D1-1-like isoform X2, whose product MSSESTSAAASSSSSLYCSEDGAGLDSPYADEWISDHSPYSLPFDETTITELFDSETHYMPEPEYLRRCCDRSMDVTDRQDFINWILRVHAFYHFCPVTAFLAVNYFDRFLSSHSILLNGWSFQLLSVACLSVAAKMEEPRVPLLLDLQTCDPKYIFEAKTVERMELLVMTNLDWRLRSVTPYDFLHHFISKLPSSTSCPDIHSASSDLILNTARVSDFLGFTPSMLAAAAVLCAARECLDSQWGPHQEPPSFDERVNNDMVRSCHQLMDEYLVDTCPNGRHNARRVEPGAPPSPAGVLDAAVCGSCDTRSETPGSRSRPEPPSKRLRSSALVYMNIGGDYNL is encoded by the exons atGTCGTCGGAATCCACTTCCGCCGCTGCCTCCTCCTCTTCTAGTCTCTACTGCTCGGAGGACGGTGCCGGCCTCGACTCTCCATATGCTGACGAGTGGATCTCCGATCACTCTCCGTACTCTTTGCCGTTTGATGAGACAACCATCACTGAGCTCTTCGATTCGGAGACCCATTACATGCCCGAACCTGAATACCTCAGACGGTGCTGCGACCGTTCGATGGATGTTACGGACCGTCAGGACTTCATCAACTGGATCTTAAGGGTTCACGCGTTCTATCACTTTTGCCCCGTTACGGCGTTCCTCGCCGTCAACTACTTTGACCGTTTTCTCTCCTCCCATTCTATTTTG CTAAACGGGTGGTCGTTTCAGCTTCTTTCCGTAGCGTGTTTATCAGTGGCGGCGAAAATGGAGGAGCCACGGGTCCCGCTACTCTTGGACCTCCAAACGTGCGATCCCAAATACATATTCGAGGCCAAAACAGTGGAGAGAATGGAGCTTTTGGTCATGACCAATCTCGATTGGAGACTACGCTCTGTCACTCCCTACGATTTTCTCCACCATTTCATCTCAAAGCTTCCTTCTTCCACTTCCTGCCCCGACATCCACTCTGCTTCGTCGGATCTCATTCTCAACACCGCTCGCG TGTCGGATTTTTTGGGTTTTACGCCGTCGATGTTAGCGGCGGCGGCTGTGCTATGCGCCGCCCGGGAATGCTTGGACAGTCAGTGGGGACCTCACCAAGAACCGCCGTCGTTTGACGAGAGAGTAAATAAT GACATGGTTAGAAGCTGTCACCAACTAATGGACGAGTACCTGGTTGACACGTGTCCAAATGGCCGCCACAATGCCCGGAGAGTCGAACCGGGTGCACCTCCCAGTCCAGCAGGCGTGCTAGACGCGGCGGTTTGTGGCAGCTGCGACACGCGGTCCGAGACTCCCGGCTCAAGAAGCCGACCCGAGCCTCCGTCTAAGCGGCTACGATCCTCTGCTCTGGTGTACATGAACATCGGTGGGGATTACAATCTCTAA